AACCCTGGAGGCTGTTCACCTAGCCCCAGTCCATGCCAGGATCTCTCGCAAGTGAGGACAACCACAAGTCCTGGTGCTTTTTGTTAGTCCTGTGACTAACGGCCCTTTgccctctgtgagcctcagtttcctcatctgaaaaatgggtccGGTAATGTCAGCTGCATGGTGTTGGTGAGAGGATCTAGTGAGAAAAAGGGCCTTGTAACCTGGCACGTGCTTTGCAGCTACTGGCTGTCCAGTCATTTGCCCGAGACCCTCTAATTCTCTGAGACCACTCTCTGTTCCCACTCACAAGCCTCTCACCTGCCCCAGACCCCCAGGGGTCCTTCCCCATCTGCCCACCACCCCTGGTGTTTCCTCCCATCACCCAGGGACCTCAGTTCTCAGGGCTGGCTCCCCACGACTCTAGGAGGCTCCCAGTGCAGCCCTCTCCCTCCcgccttcctcccctgcccacgCCCACCCAGGGGGCTCACACTTATAGTAGGCAAACTGCAGGTAGTGATACATGGTGGCCACAAACTTGTCCACGAAGTAGCCGCCCACATTGGGGGTCAAATTGGTCTCACAGTCCACCTTGCACTGCAAGGACTCTGCAAAGagatctgggggtgggggcagcagtgaGGAGCTGGCAGTGTGGCTGAACAGCTCCGTCCACTGACGGactccaaatcccagctctgcctcctgggccTGTTGCCTTGTCCAGAAAATGCGTTGCTGTTGCGATCCCATGAGAGATAATGTGTGTTTAGGGCTTGGCATGCGATATGTGATGCTGAGGAAGATTGCCGTGGGCTGGGCTGACTTACTACCCCACCGCTCAACCCCCAGCCCAAGCCAGAGGGAGCCCTGGGGCATTCTGGGAGAACAGCAGGTGGGGTTTGGGGGCAAGACAGAAGCCCAAACAGAGAAGCAAAGGACAGCCCTCTCCACTCCCATCTGATGGACCCTGGAGCTAGAGATCCCAAGGCCAGGTGTGATTTCTGGCCACAAAGTGCTTTCTTGCAGCACACCTGCTGGGCTGTTTCCCCCGGGGAACGGGGAACACCTTTGCCCCTGCAGTGCTCTCTGCCTGGAAGCCAGTGAATCTAAGCTTCCCAGACCCTTTTGGGATGTCACTGCCTCTCTGCACGGATGCCCAGCACATGGGACACTCCTGACTGTAGAGCTCTGCACTCGGCATCTCTCAGGGCAGACTGGAGGCTCCCTGAGGGCTGAGATAACACCTCACTCCGGTCCAGCTCCCCTGCACTTCCTAGCACTCCATATGCCAGGAATGAATATTTGTGTTAAGGGGCCTTAGGAAGCATGGCCGGCTACCTGCTATGGCTGGGTAGAAGTCCTTGAAGTCCACCTGCTCGTGGGCCCCTTCACAGCCGGCCAGACACCGGGCAAAGACCGCCAGGTAGTCGGCCAGGGCCCGCTCCATGTCCTCGGTGCTGCTGCGGAAATCGCCGCTGTTGTAGAGCTTCACAGCCCGCAGGAACACGGCCTGAGGTGGAGCGGGGCAGGGGGAGTCAGGGGTCCCCAATACCTCCCCTCCTTTACAGGCCCTGTTGGCGGGAGCCCTCCCCTTGTCCCTCCTGCCACCTCGTAGGGCTGGGCCTCTAGGTCCGTGAGGGCGTCGTCGGCGACGTCCAGCATCCCTCGGTAGTAGCTGAGATACTTGGCGGTCAGCTCATGCTTCGGGTTCCTCTGGAGGAAGGTGTAGGCCGCGGCCACCGCCTTCTCCAGCCGGTTAGCCTGGTGGGGGCGTGCGGGGAGCGGGTCAGGAGGGCCAGAGCCCGCAGCCCTGAGCGCACAGCCGGCTTCGTGCGCTGGGGAAGGGCAACGCTCTCCCGACCCGCCGGTGCGGAAACCCGACGCCGCGCTCGAGACAGGCCCCGGGGCGGGTGGCGCCGGGGCGCAGCGCCCACCTTGAACAGCGCGTAGTGCAGGTACTGGTAGGGCAGGCGGCTCTGGAAGTCGCGCAGCAGCTGGCGCGGCGGGTAGGGCACCTGGAAGGCGGGCAGCGTGCGCTTGCAGCGTCGCAGGCAGGCGGCGCGCTCCAGGACGTGGCCGAAGAGCCACAGCTCGCGGGCCCActcgtcgccgccgccgccgtcgtCGGGGCCGGGCGCGGGCGCGGCGCTGGAGGCCGCGGGCGGCGCGGGGCCGCTGCAGTTGGCGTGGCAGAAGGCCTCGCTGTCGCGCAGCAGCCGGTGCAGCCGCAGCGCCGCCTCGAGGTAGCGCGCGCTCTCGCGCCAGCTCTCGCCCTCGTACAGCTCCAGCGCGTGCCCGTAGGCCGCGGCCAGCGGCATCAGGTCCTCGGGCGGGAAGCCCCGGAAGCTGTACTTCTCGTACTGGGCGCCGGCGCTgcccagcagcagccacagcagccCCCAAGCCGCGCGACCCATGCCCCCGCCGGCCGGCTCTACCGAGCtcaggggcggcccggccccgaggggagggcgggggccggggctggTGGCGCGCCCGCTGGGTCTTAGCGCCGGGCACCGAGGGCGGGACGGCGGGACGGCGGGGGAGGAGCCTGGGTCGCGTCCCCACTCTTTTTCAGAGGGTCCAGTAACGTCCTAGGTCCCCTACGTTGGCTCGACCTCCTGCCCTTTGGGGATCTTCTCCTTGGCAGATAGATAGTGGGTGGATAGCGGAACGCTTCACGCCAAAGATGGGGCGCCCAGAAAGCGCCTCCCCACACAAAGCGCCCCCACCTTAAGATCAAGTCGCTGAGGGATGTGCCGCCTCCCTCAACCCCGCCAGGGAGCGTGAAGCCGGGGAACCCGGTCTTCCATCCCAGCGCCCCGCTGCACACTCCAGGTGTCTCCGCACCCCGCCCACGTCGGGAAGCACACACCTGATTGTACCCTGCACGTCTTCCACGGTCACCACCGCCCACTCGATCTCCGTCCCCGCGTCACGAAGTCCTTGCAGTCTAGCTTTTGCGGGACAAAAAAGCTAGACTATCTTCCCTGGAGAGACCTTCCCTTGGaggacagtgggggaggggggcaaacACTGAGATACccctcagattcctgggcctcaccACCCACCTGGAGGGGCCTAGAATTGGGGGTGCCAGCAGAAGCAGCAAGGGATGCCTCAGACCGGCTTTAGGACCCGGGCGCTCCGGAAAAAGAggctgaacttttttttttctttggagtcCACTCAGACTACTCATCTTTCCCgaacctccctcctcctccctccccggccAGGCCCCAGGTCTCTCGGCCCCggtggagatgggggagggggagccggAGCTCTTTGTGGCGCATTGCTCCCACTCCACCACCCTCAGCCTGgccccctcctcccatcccaccccaccccacacacccctCCCGGCCAGCTCAGTCTCCCCAGCCCCCATTCCACGTGGACCAGCCCGGGGCGGGGTGGGAAGGGGGACAGGAAGGGGGGGAGCCACCTCCGGGAGGAGGGGAAAGTAGGCTCGCTGAGCCTCACTGCCTGCAGTCCCAACTCCAGGCACCATGTTCCCCGCCGGGCCCCCCAGCTACACCCTCCTCCGGCTCCCCCTGCTgcagttgctgctgctgctggtgcaggccgtggggagggggctgggccgCGCCAGCCCGGCTGGGGGTCCCCTGGAGGATGTGGTCATAGAGAGGTACCACATCCCCAGGGCCTGTCCCCGGGAAGTGCAGATGGGGGACTTTGTGCGGTACCACTACAACGGCACTTTCGAGGATGGCAAGAAGTTTGACTCGAGGTAATGCATTGGGCACCCCCAGACTCACCACTGCCCTTCCTTGAACCCCGGATCTGGGTCCTGTGGTTACCTTGTTGCCACTTTTAAGCTCTGTATCCCA
The Eulemur rufifrons isolate Redbay chromosome 9, OSU_ERuf_1, whole genome shotgun sequence DNA segment above includes these coding regions:
- the P3H4 gene encoding endoplasmic reticulum protein SC65: MGRAAWGLLWLLLGSAGAQYEKYSFRGFPPEDLMPLAAAYGHALELYEGESWRESARYLEAALRLHRLLRDSEAFCHANCSGPAPPAASSAAPAPGPDDGGGGDEWARELWLFGHVLERAACLRRCKRTLPAFQVPYPPRQLLRDFQSRLPYQYLHYALFKANRLEKAVAAAYTFLQRNPKHELTAKYLSYYRGMLDVADDALTDLEAQPYEAVFLRAVKLYNSGDFRSSTEDMERALADYLAVFARCLAGCEGAHEQVDFKDFYPAIADLFAESLQCKVDCETNLTPNVGGYFVDKFVATMYHYLQFAYYKLNDVRQAARSAASYMLFDPKDSVMQQNLVYYRFHRARWGLEEEDFQPREEATVYHNQTSELRELLEFTRMYLQSDDEMELEETELATQPKDAPSDTEFEGEGDYEEGIYADWWQEPDAKGDEAEAEPEPELA